DNA from Planifilum fulgidum:
CGGCGACGTGCAATGGATGACCGCCGGCCGGGGAGTCATCCACAAGGAGGATCCAGCCCCCGGATCGACGGTGCACAGCTTGCAGCTGTGGATCAATTTGCCGAGCACCCATAAAATGATAAAGCCGCGCTACCAAAACCTGCGGGCGGAAAAGATGCCCGTCCGCGAAGAAAACGGGGCGACCATCCGCGTCTTCTCCGGCTCATCCAAAGGCGTTCGGGCCCCGACCCGAAACATCGTCCCGGTCACGATGGTGGAGATGAACGTGGAGCCGGGGTGCACCGTCTCACAGGATCTGCCGGGCCACTACAACGGCTTTTTGTACATCCTGGAGGGAAGCGGCGTCTTCGGGGCCGAGGAAGCGGAAGGAAAGGCGGGGCAGGTCCTCTTTCTCAGCCGCCACGAGCGCGGCGAGCAGACCGAGGTCCGGGTGACCGCCCGCGGGAAGCTCCGTCTCCTCCTGTATGCCGGAGAGCCGGTGGAAGAACCGGTCGTCGCTTACGGACCCTTTGTCATGAACACCCAGGAGCAAATCCTCGAAGCCCTCCGCGATTACCGGGAAGGGCGCTTTCTCCGCTGACGGACCGGGATGGAGGATGGAAGGCGGCACCCGGGGGGCCTTTTCCATCGAAAGGGGCGCGATCCCGTTTGGCCGCGCCTGACTTCAAAAGGAGGCGGGCCGTCCATCGCGTCCGCATCCGTCTGGGCGTTGTATGCGGTTGTTTGCAATGCGCATACAGCGCGCCCGAATCCGATATGAATGCGAGGATCACGACCTCCAAAAGGGCCGCCCCGCTCCTTCAGGGAGCGGGGCGGCTTTCGCATCATCGGGATGGAGGGAAGCCTCGATGCCCACGACATTTTCCGCAAGCGGCAGGTCTTTTGGCTTTTACGCGACACTTCCCTCCATCGCCTTTCGCGGGGAGGATGATTCGGCTGAAAACCGCGAGAGCAAGGCGCGGTTTGTTCCACGCCAATCCGTTGATGGCACCCCCCGCCGGCAGGAAGGGATTCGTGCCGCAACCTTTTCGTCACGTTCAAGGCTTCCGCGATACGCCCCTTCTTTCTTTTTGGCTTCAAATCAGGCTATTCACCGGCGCCTTCCAGCTCCGCCCGGCCTCTGGGACCCCCGGCGCCCCGGACGAAAACATCGGCGATCATGCGAATCTCCTCTTCTTCCTCCGAACGGGCAAACACCTCCGGAAAAACGTTTCGGGCGAGCAGGTAGCCGATCACCATCGACATGGCGCTGCGCAGCAGGACGTAATTGGGCAGGTCGGTCCGCAGTTTCCCCTGCTCCTTCAGGCGGTCCAGCTTCTCACTTGCCATGGCCATCAGGTTTTTGGCCACGTGGTTTTGCAGCGCTTCCCTCAGTTCCGGATGGAACAGGCTCTCCACAAGGATGATTTTGATCAGCTTCCAGTTGTTTTCGACGAGGCGAATGCGGTCGGCGATCACATCCTGCATCACCTCGTGCAGGGGTTTGTCCTGCTCCAGGAGATGGAGCACCGGGCGGGCGATATAGGGAGCGGCCACCTTGGCGATGGCCGGAATCACCAGGCGCAGGAGCAGTCCCTTTTTCGTGCGGTAATGCTTGAAGATGGTCGCCT
Protein-coding regions in this window:
- a CDS encoding TetR/AcrR family transcriptional regulator — translated: MTSKSWDEWVKTIADEYEVNLDPDQRQTQKQKQILEAAIHVFAEKGYSGASTHEIAERAGVAEATIFKHYRTKKGLLLRLVIPAIAKVAAPYIARPVLHLLEQDKPLHEVMQDVIADRIRLVENNWKLIKIILVESLFHPELREALQNHVAKNLMAMASEKLDRLKEQGKLRTDLPNYVLLRSAMSMVIGYLLARNVFPEVFARSEEEEEIRMIADVFVRGAGGPRGRAELEGAGE
- a CDS encoding pirin family protein, giving the protein MAVLRRIRRIRSVELTVNSPTHRSGPVLEPGKWEEHDPFLLLMEDIFQRGTFEEHPHRGIETVTYVISGELEHYDSNAGHGKLGPGDVQWMTAGRGVIHKEDPAPGSTVHSLQLWINLPSTHKMIKPRYQNLRAEKMPVREENGATIRVFSGSSKGVRAPTRNIVPVTMVEMNVEPGCTVSQDLPGHYNGFLYILEGSGVFGAEEAEGKAGQVLFLSRHERGEQTEVRVTARGKLRLLLYAGEPVEEPVVAYGPFVMNTQEQILEALRDYREGRFLR